Genomic segment of Pontibacter liquoris:
ATCGTAAAAGCTGATGTCCATTTCCGAGGCCTGGTTAAAGCTGAAGCCTTTCTTCTGGCCACTCACCCGGCTCGAGATCATGCGTTCGTGCACCTTGTCGGGCTTTTTAAAGCGCAGCTCCGACACCGATTCCGACAAGTATACGATGCCCGTGTCCACATCTACCATTTTTATGCCCAGCACCTTGGAAGGCACTTTGTCCATGCGGCCCACGGCTTTCATGTATACGCGGGCGCTCCAGGCATTTACCTCGTCGCGGTGATACTTGCGCAGCCGGATGGCCTGCCGCATAATAGCATAAGCCGGATCCTCGTCGGCGGCACGCACCACCACTTCCTTCAGGTTCAGCACTTCGGGCAGCAACTGTACATTAAGCTCCTGCGGGGCCTCGCCAATCGTCACGGTTTCGGTGCGGGCGCGGTAGCCCACATACTTAAACTCCAGCGTATAGGTGCCGGGGCTGAGCTGCAGCTGGTAGCTGCCCTGCTCGTTGGAAGCGGTGCCGCTGGCCGTTTCTTTGATGTAAATGCTGGCAAACGGCAGACCCTTGTTGTTTTCGTCGGTAATGCGGCCATGCAGGGCCCCGGCCATACTTAGCGCAGGCAAAAACAGAAGCAGCAACAGCAAAAGAAGAGGGTAGCGCATGTGCCAGGGCTTATACTTCATCCGTATATTCTTGCAATTTAACCAGCTAACGTTAAAGCTAACACAATATGATATCACTTAAATATATTTTAATTACTATATTTTAGGCTTACCTGCCGCCATGGCTGGTTGGGTGCACTATACATACGTCAAAGTATAACCACCAAACCTGCTTTTAACTTTCTTATGCCCGCCTTTCTAAAGCAACTCTCCTTTGCGTATACTTGTTATACTAGAACATCAACAACCATCATTTTGGAGCGACAAAAGAAACAGAAATTTTATACTCCCAAAGAAGCCTTAGTGAAAATAGCGGCCTACTGCGCCTACCAGGAACGTACCCACCAGGAGGTACGCACCAAGCTCTACTCTTATGGACTGGAGCCGGATGATGTGGAGGAACTGATCGTGCGCCTGGGCCAGGAAAAGTTACTGGACGAGGAGCGGTACGCCCAAAGCTACGTGCGGGGCAAGTATGGCCTGAAGAAGTGGGGCCGCCGCAAAATAATGCAGGGCCTCAAGAGCAAAGGCATTTCTGATTATTGCATTAAGCAAGGCCTGAAAGAGATTGATCCGGACATATACGAGCAACACCTGCTGCAGCTGCTGGAGAAAAAGAACGCCACCG
This window contains:
- a CDS encoding regulatory protein RecX; protein product: MERQKKQKFYTPKEALVKIAAYCAYQERTHQEVRTKLYSYGLEPDDVEELIVRLGQEKLLDEERYAQSYVRGKYGLKKWGRRKIMQGLKSKGISDYCIKQGLKEIDPDIYEQHLLQLLEKKNATEKEKNPFARRQKLSYFLQSKGYENDLVQDALKNYE